The Saccopteryx leptura isolate mSacLep1 chromosome 2, mSacLep1_pri_phased_curated, whole genome shotgun sequence genome has a window encoding:
- the TMCC2 gene encoding transmembrane and coiled-coil domains protein 2 isoform X3 translates to MRSGSLLACRREKGAVISFLHIHPLPSCSAGPPRVLGLLPVLLGLCWDLSLQGPGQQGGRGCALSVLGDWAGSGAPTGMKRKRLLTTPESWKVDKGDLVALSLPGGPGHGDTEGPIILDVPEGAPDPHRTKAAIDHLHQKILKITEQIKIEQEARDDNVAEYLKLANNADKQQVSRIKQVFEKKNQKSAQTIAQLHKKLEHYRRRLREIEQNGPSRQPKDVLRDMQQGLKDVGANVRAGISGFGGGVVEGVKGSLSGLSQATHTAVVSKPREFASLIRNKFGSADNIAHLKDPLEDGPPEEAARALSGSATLVSSPKYGSDDECSSASASSAGAGSNSGAGPAGALGSPKSNTLFGAPGNLDTLLEELREIKEGQSHLEDSMEDLKAQLQRDYTYMTQCLQEERYRYERLEEQLNDLTELHQNEMTNLKQELASMEEKVAYQSYERARDIQEAVESCLTRVTKLELQQQQQQVVQLEGVENANARALLGKFINVILALMAVLLVFVSTIANFITPLMKTRLRITSTALLVLMLFLLWKHWDSLTYLLEHVLLPS, encoded by the exons ATGCGCTCAGGAAGCCTGCTTGCCTGCCGGCGAGAAAAGGGGGCTGTCATCTCTTTCCTGCACATTCACCCCCTTCCCAGCTGCTCAGCTGGTCCCCCCAGGGTCCTCGGACTGCTGCCTGTGCTACTTGGCCTGTGCTGGGACTTGAGTCTCCAGGGACCTGGCCAGCAGGGTGGCCGGGGGTGTGCTCTCTCAGTTCTGGGAGACTGGGCAGGGTCAGGTGCTCCCACCGGCATGAAGCGGAAGAGGTTGCTGACAACTCCAGAGAGCTGGAAG GTTGACAAGGGAGACCTCGTGGCCCTGAGCCTCCCTGGCGGCCCCGGCCATGGTGACACCGAGGGCCCCATCATCCTGGATGTGCCAGAGGGGGCCCCTGACCCTCACCGGACCAAGGCTGCCATCGACCACCTGCACCAGAAAATCCTGAAGATCACGGAGCAGATCAAGATCGAGCAGGAGGCGCGGGACGACAACGTGGCGGAGTACCTGAAGCTGGCCAACAACGCGGACAAGCAGCAGGTGTCGCGCATCAAGCAGGTGTTCGAGAAGAAGAACCAGAAGTCTGCGCAGACCATCGCCCAGCTGCACAAGAAGCTGGAGCACTACCGCCGGCGCCTGCGGGAGATCGAGCAGAACGGGCCCTCCCGGCAGCCCAAGGACGTGCTGCGGGACATGCAGCAGGGGCTGAAGGACGTGGGCGCCAACGTGCGGGCCGGCATCAGCGGCTTCGGGGGCGGCGTGGTGGAGGGCGTCAAGGGCAGCCTCTCCGGCCTCTCGCAGGCCACTCACACCGCCGTGGTATCCAAGCCCCGGGAGTTTGCCAGCCTGATCCGCAACAAGTTCGGCAGCGCCGACAACATCGCCCACCTGAAGGACCCCCTGGAGGACGGGCCTCCCGAGGAGGCGGCTCGGGCGCTGAGTGGCAGCGCCACCCTTGTGTCCAGCCCCAAGTATGGCAGCGATGACGAGTGCTCCAGCGCCAGCGCCAGCTCGGCCGGGGCCGGCAGCAACTCTGGGGCTGGGCCCGCGGGGGCGCTGGGGAGCCCCAAGTCGAACACGCTGTTTGGGGCCCCTGGAAACCTGGACACTCTGCTGGAGGAACTGCGGGAGATCAAGGAGGGACAGTCCCACCTGGAGGACTCGATGGAGGACCTGAAGGCTCAGCTGCAAAGGGACTACACCTACATGACCCAGTGCCTGCAGGAGGAACGCTACAG GTATGAGCGACTGGAGGAGCAACTCAACGACCTGACCGAGCTTCACCAGAATGAGATGACCAACTTGAAGCAGGAGCTTGCCAGCATGGAGGAGAAGGTGGCCTACCAGTCCTATGAGAGGGCTCGGGACATCCAG gaggccGTGGAGTCCTGCCTGACCCGCGTCACCAAGCTGGAgctacagcagcagcagcagcaggtggtGCAGCTGGAGGGCGTGGAGAATGCCAATGCTAGGGCGCTGCTGGGCAAGTTCATCAACGTGATCCTGGCGCTCATGGCCGTGCTTCTGGTGTTCGTGTCCACCATCGCCAACTTCATCACGCCCCTCATGAAGACGCGCCTGCGCATCACCAGCACCGCCCTCCTGGTCCTCATGCTCTTCCTCCTCTGGAAGCACTGGGACTCCCTCACCTACCTCTTGGAGCACGTGCTGCTGCCCAGCTGA
- the TMCC2 gene encoding transmembrane and coiled-coil domains protein 2 isoform X4, which translates to MAAAEPGSAGTPARRSWLPLASPVLPRDCDPGGSPQPADSWGLRAPGSLSPAQPRETVPTQVDKGDLVALSLPGGPGHGDTEGPIILDVPEGAPDPHRTKAAIDHLHQKILKITEQIKIEQEARDDNVAEYLKLANNADKQQVSRIKQVFEKKNQKSAQTIAQLHKKLEHYRRRLREIEQNGPSRQPKDVLRDMQQGLKDVGANVRAGISGFGGGVVEGVKGSLSGLSQATHTAVVSKPREFASLIRNKFGSADNIAHLKDPLEDGPPEEAARALSGSATLVSSPKYGSDDECSSASASSAGAGSNSGAGPAGALGSPKSNTLFGAPGNLDTLLEELREIKEGQSHLEDSMEDLKAQLQRDYTYMTQCLQEERYRYERLEEQLNDLTELHQNEMTNLKQELASMEEKVAYQSYERARDIQEAVESCLTRVTKLELQQQQQQVVQLEGVENANARALLGKFINVILALMAVLLVFVSTIANFITPLMKTRLRITSTALLVLMLFLLWKHWDSLTYLLEHVLLPS; encoded by the exons ATGGCGGCTGCAGAGCCTGGGAGCGCAGGCACCCCTGCTCGCAGATCGTGGCTTCCCTTGGCAAGCCCAGTGCTGCCCCGGGACTGTGACCCCGGGGGCTCGCCCCAGCCGGCGGATAGCTGGGGCCTCAGAGCCCCTGGCTCCCTGTCACCAGCACAGCCTCGGGAAACGGTGCCCACGCAG GTTGACAAGGGAGACCTCGTGGCCCTGAGCCTCCCTGGCGGCCCCGGCCATGGTGACACCGAGGGCCCCATCATCCTGGATGTGCCAGAGGGGGCCCCTGACCCTCACCGGACCAAGGCTGCCATCGACCACCTGCACCAGAAAATCCTGAAGATCACGGAGCAGATCAAGATCGAGCAGGAGGCGCGGGACGACAACGTGGCGGAGTACCTGAAGCTGGCCAACAACGCGGACAAGCAGCAGGTGTCGCGCATCAAGCAGGTGTTCGAGAAGAAGAACCAGAAGTCTGCGCAGACCATCGCCCAGCTGCACAAGAAGCTGGAGCACTACCGCCGGCGCCTGCGGGAGATCGAGCAGAACGGGCCCTCCCGGCAGCCCAAGGACGTGCTGCGGGACATGCAGCAGGGGCTGAAGGACGTGGGCGCCAACGTGCGGGCCGGCATCAGCGGCTTCGGGGGCGGCGTGGTGGAGGGCGTCAAGGGCAGCCTCTCCGGCCTCTCGCAGGCCACTCACACCGCCGTGGTATCCAAGCCCCGGGAGTTTGCCAGCCTGATCCGCAACAAGTTCGGCAGCGCCGACAACATCGCCCACCTGAAGGACCCCCTGGAGGACGGGCCTCCCGAGGAGGCGGCTCGGGCGCTGAGTGGCAGCGCCACCCTTGTGTCCAGCCCCAAGTATGGCAGCGATGACGAGTGCTCCAGCGCCAGCGCCAGCTCGGCCGGGGCCGGCAGCAACTCTGGGGCTGGGCCCGCGGGGGCGCTGGGGAGCCCCAAGTCGAACACGCTGTTTGGGGCCCCTGGAAACCTGGACACTCTGCTGGAGGAACTGCGGGAGATCAAGGAGGGACAGTCCCACCTGGAGGACTCGATGGAGGACCTGAAGGCTCAGCTGCAAAGGGACTACACCTACATGACCCAGTGCCTGCAGGAGGAACGCTACAG GTATGAGCGACTGGAGGAGCAACTCAACGACCTGACCGAGCTTCACCAGAATGAGATGACCAACTTGAAGCAGGAGCTTGCCAGCATGGAGGAGAAGGTGGCCTACCAGTCCTATGAGAGGGCTCGGGACATCCAG gaggccGTGGAGTCCTGCCTGACCCGCGTCACCAAGCTGGAgctacagcagcagcagcagcaggtggtGCAGCTGGAGGGCGTGGAGAATGCCAATGCTAGGGCGCTGCTGGGCAAGTTCATCAACGTGATCCTGGCGCTCATGGCCGTGCTTCTGGTGTTCGTGTCCACCATCGCCAACTTCATCACGCCCCTCATGAAGACGCGCCTGCGCATCACCAGCACCGCCCTCCTGGTCCTCATGCTCTTCCTCCTCTGGAAGCACTGGGACTCCCTCACCTACCTCTTGGAGCACGTGCTGCTGCCCAGCTGA
- the TMCC2 gene encoding transmembrane and coiled-coil domains protein 2 isoform X5 — protein sequence MKVKEEEAAVDKGDLVALSLPGGPGHGDTEGPIILDVPEGAPDPHRTKAAIDHLHQKILKITEQIKIEQEARDDNVAEYLKLANNADKQQVSRIKQVFEKKNQKSAQTIAQLHKKLEHYRRRLREIEQNGPSRQPKDVLRDMQQGLKDVGANVRAGISGFGGGVVEGVKGSLSGLSQATHTAVVSKPREFASLIRNKFGSADNIAHLKDPLEDGPPEEAARALSGSATLVSSPKYGSDDECSSASASSAGAGSNSGAGPAGALGSPKSNTLFGAPGNLDTLLEELREIKEGQSHLEDSMEDLKAQLQRDYTYMTQCLQEERYRYERLEEQLNDLTELHQNEMTNLKQELASMEEKVAYQSYERARDIQEAVESCLTRVTKLELQQQQQQVVQLEGVENANARALLGKFINVILALMAVLLVFVSTIANFITPLMKTRLRITSTALLVLMLFLLWKHWDSLTYLLEHVLLPS from the exons ATGAAGGTCAAGGAGGAAGAGGCTGCT GTTGACAAGGGAGACCTCGTGGCCCTGAGCCTCCCTGGCGGCCCCGGCCATGGTGACACCGAGGGCCCCATCATCCTGGATGTGCCAGAGGGGGCCCCTGACCCTCACCGGACCAAGGCTGCCATCGACCACCTGCACCAGAAAATCCTGAAGATCACGGAGCAGATCAAGATCGAGCAGGAGGCGCGGGACGACAACGTGGCGGAGTACCTGAAGCTGGCCAACAACGCGGACAAGCAGCAGGTGTCGCGCATCAAGCAGGTGTTCGAGAAGAAGAACCAGAAGTCTGCGCAGACCATCGCCCAGCTGCACAAGAAGCTGGAGCACTACCGCCGGCGCCTGCGGGAGATCGAGCAGAACGGGCCCTCCCGGCAGCCCAAGGACGTGCTGCGGGACATGCAGCAGGGGCTGAAGGACGTGGGCGCCAACGTGCGGGCCGGCATCAGCGGCTTCGGGGGCGGCGTGGTGGAGGGCGTCAAGGGCAGCCTCTCCGGCCTCTCGCAGGCCACTCACACCGCCGTGGTATCCAAGCCCCGGGAGTTTGCCAGCCTGATCCGCAACAAGTTCGGCAGCGCCGACAACATCGCCCACCTGAAGGACCCCCTGGAGGACGGGCCTCCCGAGGAGGCGGCTCGGGCGCTGAGTGGCAGCGCCACCCTTGTGTCCAGCCCCAAGTATGGCAGCGATGACGAGTGCTCCAGCGCCAGCGCCAGCTCGGCCGGGGCCGGCAGCAACTCTGGGGCTGGGCCCGCGGGGGCGCTGGGGAGCCCCAAGTCGAACACGCTGTTTGGGGCCCCTGGAAACCTGGACACTCTGCTGGAGGAACTGCGGGAGATCAAGGAGGGACAGTCCCACCTGGAGGACTCGATGGAGGACCTGAAGGCTCAGCTGCAAAGGGACTACACCTACATGACCCAGTGCCTGCAGGAGGAACGCTACAG GTATGAGCGACTGGAGGAGCAACTCAACGACCTGACCGAGCTTCACCAGAATGAGATGACCAACTTGAAGCAGGAGCTTGCCAGCATGGAGGAGAAGGTGGCCTACCAGTCCTATGAGAGGGCTCGGGACATCCAG gaggccGTGGAGTCCTGCCTGACCCGCGTCACCAAGCTGGAgctacagcagcagcagcagcaggtggtGCAGCTGGAGGGCGTGGAGAATGCCAATGCTAGGGCGCTGCTGGGCAAGTTCATCAACGTGATCCTGGCGCTCATGGCCGTGCTTCTGGTGTTCGTGTCCACCATCGCCAACTTCATCACGCCCCTCATGAAGACGCGCCTGCGCATCACCAGCACCGCCCTCCTGGTCCTCATGCTCTTCCTCCTCTGGAAGCACTGGGACTCCCTCACCTACCTCTTGGAGCACGTGCTGCTGCCCAGCTGA